CAGGCACAGTCGGCCCCTCCCCGCGACGTCGTTGGCGCCTGCGTGAATCGTTTCAAGTAAGCGCTTGCTGGCACAAGCTACGGAGGGGCTCGGAGTGCGTCAATGATTCGGACAGGATTTTTCTGTGCGCGGGCTGGACGGGGGCGGAGCGCAAGTCGACTCGGGCCCCTGGAACGGGGGGCGACGTCGCAGGTGAGACGCTCGGGGTCGACCGGTCGAACACCGGTGGATCGCCGGTGTTTATTTGGGACGGGGCCGAAATGCGCCGTCCGGATGGGGAGTTGACGCCGGACGGAATGGGCGCTCACGGTCCGGCGACGTCGGAGCGACGAGAACGGGAGGCCATCTGCCGGAGGGCTCGGGGCAGTCCTGTCGGGTCCCCCGGCGCGACTCCGGCAAGGGCTCGGGCGGGCCCCGAGCGACACACGGGGCGGAACCGGGGAGGGCCGCCCGGGCGGAGGGGGCGGTCGGGCGGAGGGGGCGGTCGGGCGGAGGCAGTGGTCGGGGGTTTCGCAGGCCCAGCGCAACGACAAGTGCGGCCCGTGTTTACATTTCCGTGGACACGGGCCGCACTCGATCCGGTGGGCGATACTGGGTTCGAACCAGTGACCTCTTCGGTGTGAACGAAGCGCTCTCCCACTGAGCTAATCGCCCGGACGCAGAGAGAACATTACCCCATGTCAGGGGGTGCCCCCGCCATGCGCCGGATCACTGATTCTTGATCTTCCAGGGCATTTCCAGCCCGAACTTCCATACGTAGATCCCGACAAGAACCGCCACGATCACCAGTCCGATCGCCGTCAGGATGATGTTGCGGCGGCGCACCCTGGGATCGAGTGCACGCTGTGTCGCCTCGGTGACCTTGCGCTTCGTCCAGCGCAGTACCAGCTGGGCCCAGACGAACTCGGTCGCCCAGATCGCCATACCGCCGAAGATCACCAGCCAGCCGGGCCCGGGCAACGGCAACATGACGATGCCGGCACCGACCACCGCGAGGCCCACGACGAACACGCCGACCTGCCAGCTCACGTGGAGCATCCGGCGCGCCTTGATGAATTCCGGCGCTCTCGATCCGAGCTCACGCTCGGTCGCGGCCTCGCCGGTTCCGGCCTCGGCCGGTGCCACGGCAGCCTCGCCGGGCTTGTCACTCCCCGTATTCATGCAGCCAAACCCTACCCGACGGAAACCGGTCACCGGAATGGTCGTAGCCGACGAACCGGTTCTCGGCCGGAAGAGTTACGTAAACACACGCAAAACACTCAGAGGGGTTTACAACGGCACCGTAGGTGGCATGTCGATTTCGCCGACGTGCGAATCCCCGAGCGCACACTGAGCGAAAGGCCTTGGCGCTTATGAACACCACGGTCAGCTGCGAGCTGCACCTGCGCCTCGTTGTGTCGAGCGAGTCCTCACTGCCCGTTCCTGCAGGACTGCGGTATGACACGGCCGATCCCTACGCCGTGCACGCCACCTTCCACACCGGAGCCGAGGAAACCGTCGAGTGGGTGTTCGCCCGCGACCTGCTCGCGGAGGGCCTCCACCGACCCACGGGTACCGGTGACGTCCGAGTCTGGCCGTCCCGGAGCCACGGCCAGGGCGTTGTCTGCATCGCCCTGAGCTCCCCGGAGGGCGAGGCCCTGCTCGAAGCACCCGCACGAGCCCTGGAGTCCTTCCTGAAGCGAACGGACGCCGCTGTGCCACCCGGCACGGAACACCGCCACTTCGACCTCGATCAGGAGCTGTCCCACATCCTGGCGGAAAGCTAGGACGGGCACTCCCCTGAGCCGCCCGGCGCCGTCCACTCGGGGAGACGGCGCGGGTCAAAACAACCGCATATGGCATACCGCCGCCGCCCCGCGGGTTTCCCGCGGGGCGGCGGCGGTGTGTCCGCACGCCCTCCAGGGGCAGGGCTCCCGAGTCCCGCCAGGGCTGACGCCCACCTCCGGCACCGCGAGCCACTAACATCGGCCAGCATCGGCGGGCGGGTGCCCGCCCGACCGCCCAGGCAGGCCAGGGAGAGCAACGTGCTGATCACCCACGACACCCGGTGCGCCCTCGACACCGTGGTCGATCTGGTGAACACCGCGCCGGACGACGACACGACGGACGCGCTGCCCGATGTCGACGCGCTCGAAGATTTCGTACGAAAGCACAACATCAGTGACATCGGCGTGCTGTCGGAGATCGATCTCGCCGCCGTGCGCAGGATCCGCGGACGGTTCGCCGGGGTGTTCGCCGCCGAGGAGGCCCGGACCGCCGCCGCACACATCAACGAGCTGGTCGCCGCGGCGGGGACCACACCCCGACTCACCGACCACGACGGCTACGACTGGCACGTGCACTACTTCGCACCCGGCGCGTCCGTCGCCGACCACCTCGCCGCCGACTGCGGGATGGCCCTCGCGTTCTTCGTGGTCGCCGGTGAGCAGGAGCGGCTTCGGCGCTGCGAGGCCCCGGACTGCCGGCACGCCTTCGTCGACGTCTCCCGCAACCGGTCCCGCCGCTACTGCGACAGCCGCACCTGTGGAAACCGGCTTCATGTGGCGGCCTACCGGGCGCGCCGCAAGGAGTCGGCGAGCTGACGGCCGCAGGGCCTGAGCCTGGTGCTGACGCAGCCCCCGGCGGATGACGCCGGGGACTGGCGTGTACAGCTCACAGCAACAGCAGATCATGCAACGAAGCCATGAGCAGCAGACACCCGATCACCGCAAGGAAGATCATCAGCGGTGGCTGGGAAAGGGCGAAGAGGCACCCGCGCGGCTCGTCCTTCGGCGGCACGGCCTCGCTCTGTGTTGTGTCCAGCATCTCGCCGCGATGATGACGTAGCGGGGGCCCTCGACGCGATCAACGCGCACGAAATGCACGGTAGTTCGCTGAATTCCGTAATGTACGCGGCGAGTCATGATCGCTTACGAGCGACCTCCGTCGCCTCCCGGCCGTTTGTGTCGTTTCAGTACGTCAGCCCTCGTACGCCGTCATACGCCGCGCTTCTTCATATTCCGTGCTTCTTCAGGATCGCCTCGATGTCGCTGAAGTCGTCCCCGGCACCGCGCGGTCTGGCCGTGGGCTGGGGCGCCGGGCGGGAGGCATTGGCCCGCCCCTGACCCAGGGAAGGCGCGGAGGCCGCAGGAGCCACCGCCTCGCGCTGCGCGGCCTGCGTCTCCGCACGTTCCTTTCGGGTGCCGCCCCTCCGCCGCTCCACAGCACGGGTGGCCGTGAAGAGTACCCAGGCGCCGCCGAGCACGCAGAAGCCCGCCCAGGCGGAGGGGCTGAACGCGGTGTCGGCCACCCACCCGACCACCCCGGTCATCACCAGGCCAATGGGAACCAGTGAGTACGCGGCGATCCGGGCAGCCGCGAGAAAGCGCTTGCGGTACGCCGTGACCACCGCGATGCCCAGGCCGGCCACGGAGACGGCGGAACACACTGTCTCGGCAATCATCCGGTCCTCCAGGCGTTCGGTCACGCGGGTGCGGTTCGTCCCTTCCATCCTGCACCGCCCGGCCCTCCGGATGCCATGCTCCGGCCCGACATCAGGGACATCTCCGGGTCGGCTCCTCCCCAGGTCCCGGTCCCCTCGTACGACGCCCACGGCCGCGGCTGGGAAACTGGTGCCCATGAGCGACTCCTCTTCCGCGCCCGCCGGCACCCCCGCCCCGGTCTCCGTCCCCGTCCTGGAGGTCTGGTGCGAACTCCAGTGTCCGGACTGCCGCACCGCCCTGGACGACGTACGCGCCCTGCGCGCCCGCTACGGCGACCGGTTGGAGCTACGGCTGCGGCACTTCCCGCTGGAGCGGCACAAGCACTCCTTCGCCGCCGCGCAGGCCGCCGAGGAAGCGGCTGAGCAGGGACAGGCATGGCCCTACGTCGAGGCCGTGCTCGGCCGGGTGGAGGAGCTCGACCGTAGGGGCGAACCCTTCCTGGTCGAGGTGGCCGGCGAACTCGGCCTGGACGCCGAGGAGTTCGACACCGCACTGATCGACGGCCGGCACATCCTGATCGTCGACGCCGACCAGGCCGAGGGCAAGGCCATCGGCGTGACCGGCACGCCGACGTACGTCATCGGCGATGAGCGGCTGGACGGCGGCAAGAACCAGGAGGGGCTGCGGGAACGGATCGAGGAGATCGTGGACCGTCTGCTGGCCGGACAGGACGCCTGACCCCTGGCGTCCGCCCCGCCCCTGCCTCCGCCCCCGTCGGACCGGCCCCGGTCGCCTTCGGCCTACAGCAGGTCCTTGTACAGGTGGTGGGTCACCGTCTCGTACCCCAGCGACTCGTAGAGCCGTTCCGC
This genomic interval from Streptomyces sp. B21-083 contains the following:
- a CDS encoding TIGR02611 family protein is translated as MNTGSDKPGEAAVAPAEAGTGEAATERELGSRAPEFIKARRMLHVSWQVGVFVVGLAVVGAGIVMLPLPGPGWLVIFGGMAIWATEFVWAQLVLRWTKRKVTEATQRALDPRVRRRNIILTAIGLVIVAVLVGIYVWKFGLEMPWKIKNQ
- a CDS encoding SsgA family sporulation/cell division regulator → MNTTVSCELHLRLVVSSESSLPVPAGLRYDTADPYAVHATFHTGAEETVEWVFARDLLAEGLHRPTGTGDVRVWPSRSHGQGVVCIALSSPEGEALLEAPARALESFLKRTDAAVPPGTEHRHFDLDQELSHILAES
- a CDS encoding CGNR zinc finger domain-containing protein, with translation MLITHDTRCALDTVVDLVNTAPDDDTTDALPDVDALEDFVRKHNISDIGVLSEIDLAAVRRIRGRFAGVFAAEEARTAAAHINELVAAAGTTPRLTDHDGYDWHVHYFAPGASVADHLAADCGMALAFFVVAGEQERLRRCEAPDCRHAFVDVSRNRSRRYCDSRTCGNRLHVAAYRARRKESAS
- a CDS encoding DsbA family protein, whose amino-acid sequence is MSDSSSAPAGTPAPVSVPVLEVWCELQCPDCRTALDDVRALRARYGDRLELRLRHFPLERHKHSFAAAQAAEEAAEQGQAWPYVEAVLGRVEELDRRGEPFLVEVAGELGLDAEEFDTALIDGRHILIVDADQAEGKAIGVTGTPTYVIGDERLDGGKNQEGLRERIEEIVDRLLAGQDA